The sequence GCCCCGTCCAACGACCAGGGATGGGCGTTTGGCGTTGCTTCCAACAGATAACCTTCGGTGTTGAGGATTAAATCTTCTCTCAGCTCAAGCTCGGAAAGGATCTTACCTCCTTGCCCCGGTTGGGTGTCGACCCCAAGGGAAACGGCGGTTGGGACGTAGAGGATCACCCCTTCGAAATAACCGTTTTCCAGGCAGTAGAATAAGGAGGATTCAAAGCCCGAGCGGACCTCCGATTCGATTTCGCCGCCGACCATCCAGTCCAGGGTACAGATGAGGTTGTTGTTGATCCGGAAAGCGACGCCCGTATCCGAACCGATATAACTCAATTCGGGAAAGTTGACAAAGGGAGCGGAAACAGTAGTTTCCTGTTCAAAAGTGAGGTTATCGGTGACGGCTTTCCGTTGGCGGTAGCTGACCAGGACACCTTCCCACTCCGTAACCTCGGCCGGTTTGTAGAGGCCGACGGTGACCAGGAGATCATTGCCGTCTTTTTTCATGATCCGGGGTGACGCAGCAATCTTTTGGGTTGCTTCAATGGTTTCGCCGTTTTCTTTCTGGATCACGCTCCGGATTTTGTTAACCCGGTTAATCCGGAGCGGGACGTCACGGAAAAGGTAGTTCCCGTCGGCAGTGAGCTGTTGGGTTTGCCATAAACGGTCATTCACATAAAGCAATACCTGGTCGCCGGCAGCGGCGGGACCGGAGACGTCAGTATAAGCCACTAATTCACTGCGGATCTGTTCGTCGGGGATCATGTATAAAATTCCCCAAAGGTCCTGTTCCGCAATGGTGTTTTCTAAGTCAAGGGTGGTATTCCCGATGATGATCAATTCGCCATCCTGCTGGTATTTGCCGCGGAGCAGCGTCAGTTCGGGCTTAAAGGCATGGTTATAAAAATCGTAATCGCCGCTTGCGGCCGCGGAAAGCGTCCACTCTCCGGCGTAACCGTCGGTGCGGATCTTAAAGAAGCCCGTCAGAGCTTCGTGCTGGCCTGCTTCCGTGCGGTGTTCGACCCCCAATTGGTAACGGATGGAGCTGAGCGCAAAGGTCGGGCCTTCTTTGGGTGGTACCTCTCGGCCAGGCTCCGGAACTTGCTGTTCAGGCCGGATTGGGGCCGGGCTTTGCTTCAGCATGTCTGCGCCCACGTTAATGCTTAAGGCCTGGTAACTGAAGTCCCAGTTAATCTCGGCTTCGAGGAAGGAGGCCAAAAAGGGAATCCCGACATAGATGTCACCGTTGAAGAAGACCGGAGGCGGACAGTTTAAAAGGGATTGGCCGTCGATCCGGTAGATCTTTTCGTCCAGATAAATCTCGGCCCATTTGTCGCTGGCTTTGCTGGCCAGCACCACCTTCTCTTCCTTCCGGAAGTACGAAACTTCCAGGTTTAAATAGGCCGTCAGGCGGTTGACGGGGACCAAGAGCTCATCTTCCTGTTCGAGAAGTTCAAAGTAGGGATCCTGGATGATGGTGGTCTCTTCCGTTTTGATTAACAAGAGGACAACACTTGTCTCCAGAGTGCTCGGATCCTGGGCGAAAGCTGCTACCCCGGAAAAAAAAGGGAGCAGACAGCAGAGCACCATGGTTCGAAGCAAGTTAAGGCCGGCTCGATAATTGCTTCTTTTCCGCATTTTAGAAATTCCCCCTATTCTGCCAGTTCAAGGTGAAGACAACTTAGGGTATGGTAAAGGGAACCACGGAGGAGAGGGTTTCGGTTGTCCCCGCAAAACTCAGCTTTAACGATAATTGATAATTACCGGCGGCTAGCTCGGCTTCAATGGGCAGCGTCAGTAGGCACTGGCTGTCCGGGAGGATCAGTTGTTCTCCACTGGTCCAGGCGGCGTAGGGCGTACCGTCTTCGCCGGTTATTTCGTAGGCGACTTGATAGCGGATATGCCCTTGCCCATCATTGACCAGACCAAGCAGCGTCGTCGGCTGACCTTGCGGTGTCGGTTCGACTTTTACTCCCAACAAACGGCAGGAATAAACGGTTTCGGTGAAAGAGAGATAAACCGTGGTTCCAACCTGAAAAACCATGGCGGAACCAACCGTTTCGGGCGAAGGACGGCTTTCTTCGAAAAAGATGATCCCCCTTCTT comes from Capillibacterium thermochitinicola and encodes:
- a CDS encoding SdrD B-like domain-containing protein produces the protein MRKRSNYRAGLNLLRTMVLCCLLPFFSGVAAFAQDPSTLETSVVLLLIKTEETTIIQDPYFELLEQEDELLVPVNRLTAYLNLEVSYFRKEEKVVLASKASDKWAEIYLDEKIYRIDGQSLLNCPPPVFFNGDIYVGIPFLASFLEAEINWDFSYQALSINVGADMLKQSPAPIRPEQQVPEPGREVPPKEGPTFALSSIRYQLGVEHRTEAGQHEALTGFFKIRTDGYAGEWTLSAAASGDYDFYNHAFKPELTLLRGKYQQDGELIIIGNTTLDLENTIAEQDLWGILYMIPDEQIRSELVAYTDVSGPAAAGDQVLLYVNDRLWQTQQLTADGNYLFRDVPLRINRVNKIRSVIQKENGETIEATQKIAASPRIMKKDGNDLLVTVGLYKPAEVTEWEGVLVSYRQRKAVTDNLTFEQETTVSAPFVNFPELSYIGSDTGVAFRINNNLICTLDWMVGGEIESEVRSGFESSLFYCLENGYFEGVILYVPTAVSLGVDTQPGQGGKILSELELREDLILNTEGYLLEATPNAHPWSLDGARLILTKRFGSYGQNSIAGGIGKEWKTEDSDRGLFEAEETSFTIKHVLRERTVGTNTKVELVNADFFLDREGPFRLQKLHFLSDLTLAVTPNLLFGVALDTTNTWADQSYTGLDLSGEANTKWNVTDNTLLMGNLLLEGKKEVPSDAAFQVSELTTGLSLYQFLSRELTLFAEVKRTKELPFYAAAEDYRYTTVNLGLNYYTFDGKWQINGNLGYRSPVSTRRHPQWFYGLGLQRTLPSYYLLKLELQRLYDALWDEVPEDMIRLSLSRALGFADGTWKPFRYTEEDNVASISGVVYLDTNANGRFDEGDKPLSGIRIRVDGTATTSNEKGEYLFANLAPGIYRVEFHLPSLPANYTPVTGPQLIRLREQENFFIDFAVTANGSVSGKVFIDGNGNGRPDEDEKPVSWVGVVLDDGAQKVFTDEHGRFYFEGVPLGTHTLALDPASLPAGLRPVGPALRTFTLTEEELEVDGLALPLVPAD
- a CDS encoding fimbrial biogenesis chaperone, whose product is MIKPAPRRVFHFLTAVFFFTLLGAPTAQGVVRVEPSKFIFTLQPGARITDAIKVTNTQDTEVEFTAVVYDWTLDPEGRLVTFSAGERPDTLDGLIKFNPRRFKLAPGESQYVRFTLTAPKSGSWLERRGIIFFEESRPSPETVGSAMVFQVGTTVYLSFTETVYSCRLLGVKVEPTPQGQPTTLLGLVNDGQGHIRYQVAYEITGEDGTPYAAWTSGEQLILPDSQCLLTLPIEAELAAGNYQLSLKLSFAGTTETLSSVVPFTIP